The Gossypium raimondii isolate GPD5lz chromosome 2, ASM2569854v1, whole genome shotgun sequence genome segment CCAGTTCCTCATTAGTCTACAGAAGGAGGATGAAATGAAAGATTATCACAATGATAAATGTAATATATCTGAAATATCGTTTTTGTCGTTTGCTTTCGTACCCGTGTAGCAGCTCAATAAGTTGTGGCTGCAACTCTTCATCCCTCAGTTTTTCAATTCTTTCGGAGATTGTTTCTGCACTTCGTATTGCAACCAAGATTCTGCTATGCAAGTCTTTTACTTCAGCTCGAGTTTTGTCACCGGAATAGAGGCCATCTCGTTTAGTGTTGCGGTTTCTCATTTGAGAACATTTTTGTTCATAGGTTTTCCTGGTCTGCTCTGCTGCCTgattatatgaattatatgatgTTAGGATGCTTTGGCAAATGCTCAcaaaaaaacatgaattttaaatgaACTTGGGCATACAAAAACTGATTGTTTAGACCCAAATGCaacatttcaaaactataaaaaaagaTGGAATATAGTAGAATTACCATTGAGGTCCTTACACTAGAATTCGGATTGCATTTTTCtccctttactcaaaaaattgacaaattaatttttgtacattagatcaaagagcaaacttgttcttattgttaaaaatttcatctatttctactattaaaaattgatgtaaCTGACAGAATAACCAGAAAATTACACGTAGTGTGCCACGAATACATCATTCTGACATTCAGGGGCCAGATTTTAACCatataaatggatgaaatttttaataggacaagtttgtcttttgatctaatgtatagggactagtttgcctattttttaagtaaaaggggcaaaatgcaatcaaacTCCTAGTACAAGTACCTCCATCGATTACTGATGGAATATACATAATATGTTTAGTTCTATCCTAATGTTGCTTGCAACAAAAGCATCTCATATCACATGAATGATTAAACATTTGTATAACAGACCATCCACATGACATGGAAAACACTTTTACTGGAAACATACAAGGTTTATTCATAGAACGTGAAGATTTTGCACCACATTGGACTATGTTCTTGATTGAATGATCAAGGGAAATGAAGATTTTGTACCACATTACACTGTATGGTAACGGTACGAACCTTTGGTTGTAAATAATGCAAGAGTATATATGTGGTTCAAGCAAATCAACAATATGAAAGGGAATCATTTGCATCGGTGAGTACTCAAGAAAGAACGAGAGACGGTTCcgattcatgtttttataataCCTTCACTTCCTCGTAGAGTTTCTTCTCCCAAGCATACAACCTTCCTAAGGTCAGTGAGTGACTTCCAGATTCCATTCCTCCATAATCATCAAATACATCAGTCTTTAATTCTGTCCATGTAGAAGAACTTCTGGAACTACATGAAGCCAGGCTTTTGCAAGATGAAGATCGAGATAACGGAGACCGGCTCCATGTAATTGACCGGATAAGTTTATTCGAGCTCTCTGCAGCCATACAGCACGttaaaaaaatcaccaaaattctCATTTTTAGCCTAATttgcaacaacaacaacaacaacataaTATAcctatcaaatttcaatttgcaAGAGGACAACCACATGAAAATTAGAAACATTTTCAAGAAACAGAAAATGataaagagaaagagaaagacaACATAAGTCACCTTTGAGTTCCTCCAAACCAGACTGCAAGTGAACTCTGTTGGCTTCTAACATTCTACACACATCTAGACCAGATTCATAAGCTCTAATAAAGTGGTCCTCAACATCCTTCAAAGCTTCCAATAACTCTCTTTCATTACTAGCTGTCGGTGTATTAATCATTCTGAAACTGTTTTTTTCACTTTGGCTCATATTTGTATCATGGTCATCCCCATTTCTCATATCTGTATTCTTATTCTCACTCTTCCCACCACCATCACCAGCATTAGTTACATTTTCAACTTTTCTCTCACTCATAACCCTCTCACCATCTTCTTCCAAGTCAGGGATTCCCTCTTTTTCTCTCACCACTCTCAATTCCTCTTGTGAACTACCACTAAAGCTGCTGCTTACCACCTCTTCCCTCCTCACCTCATCAAAAGGGTTAAAGAAATCCCAAGCAAACTCTTCCGGTGATGGCATTGCTGGTGGTGGAGCCTTTTCACCATAAAAATGCTCACAAATAACCTCATCTTCTTCCCCTTCACTCTCTTGTTCCCCTTCTGAGGATTCAACACAACCCTCATCACCACCTCCTTGTACTTGTCCCTCATTTCCTCTCTTCACAAAAACTGTAGACATAGAAGCTTGACGAGGAATGGTTTCATGGGTGGGTTCACTTAGTCTTTGCTTGAAAAACATAGGATTAGCCAAAGGGGTTTCAACAGCCTCATTAGTGGAACCAACTGGGAATGTGAttaaaaaaggagaagaaggaGATGAATGCCTTGCTACAAACAACCTTATGGCAGCTGCAACCGCATAAAGAGACTGATTATACTTACATTGAGCATCTGCAAGAGCATATCTACGTTCCACAGCTAATTTCAACAGCCGTTTCCTCTCTTTACACAGTGACACAACACcatcttcttcctctttcttTGAAGTAGCACACCCCATTCGAAAACCCCAaacttttttgttgttgttaaacTTGAAATTGGGCTCAAAAAGCTTAGGTTTTTGGTTATGCCAGAAAGGTGTTCTAGGAAATGTAGCAGATAATCATATCAGATAATGGAGGGTACTTTGGGTTTACAAGTAGAGGCTtaacttaaaaaacaaaacaaaggtGATTAAACCATTAGGACAATGAAGATGACTAGGTATATCAGAGGATAAGACAAAGTGACAAAGCTTGTTTCTTTTTACTGCCTTTTTAGTCTTTTAGAGCTTGAAAGAATTGAAACCTGCAAACCATTGCCAATTGCTCTGTTTTGCaaataataatagatgaagATCACTTTCTTTGGTGTTTGTTTCCCGCAAATAGCTAATCTAACATGGCAGCTATTTCCCttactttttcttcaattgCTGTCAATGATACCTTTTAAGGACAAATGCTGGAAACCAATACATGAAgtgagagaagaagaaaaaagacaCTTCGAGTCAAAGCCTAACAGTGAGAGAGAGCTCTGTTTAATGTTTACCGCTTTGTTTACTGTCGCAAGCGAGAAAAGAACGGTCAAATTCTagttttagtccttatattatgtttaaatttggattttttggGTAAACCACACtcaaggtcactaaactattagcaattttatattttggtcgcataacttttaaaagttacaaaatgatcattgaacgatccgaaagttttcatttaagtcactcggttgttaaaatcattgttgtatGGCCTTTTTTACTCACATCGTCTGCACCAGGTGAAAGCTCTACTTCCTCTTTTCTTctatagttcaatttttttcatgaaacaattttaaacgCCAAGCATCTAcgaatcaaaatccaaacaatttttttaaaataacgacacaatgacttaaataaaagcTTTTGGATAGTTAAGTAGCTAAAATGAAagcttttgaatagtttagtgattattttttgtaatttttttatagttaagtgaccaaaacataaacttactaatagtttagtgatcttaaatataatttatccttTTTGTTATTGGTGTGCAAAGTTGACTCGTTGTTAGCTCTTACACATTGTACTAAGTTTAGCTAGCTTGTGCTAGATTATTATTTCAACATCATTAATATATTCTGatacaataattataaaaataaaatttaaaagtataccaaattaaaatataaagattaaattataaatttaaaatagtataGGGACCCAAATAGAAATTTAACCAAAAGAAATCAAGCCACACTTTCACCATAGTGTGAAAATCATCACTATCAAATTCATGTCATAGGACCATAGAAAGATAGGGACAAACGTACGGTGGCAATGCCTTATTGGCCTACCAAAGGGCAGGGTACCGTTCATAAAAGGATAAGAtgatttagataaaattttaatttgaaaattatagtcttaacttaaaaaatagTAGTTAAATccctttaattaaattatgtcattagTCATGTTCTATGTGTATAGTTgtagattaaatttatattctcGGTAAAAAGTATCATAGAGGCTTTTGCACTAGGAGTTGAATTGCATTTTACCCTTTCTACCCAAAAAATGGACAACTTAGTCCTTGTACGttagattaaaaagaaaacttgtaattctgttaaaaattttatctatttctactgttaaaaattggttcaTGCACATcagcatgaggtacacgtgTCACCATCTGGTTATTTTGTCAGGCACATTGGTTTTTATCATAgcaaatagatgaaattttttaatgggAATGATCAATTTACTCCTTGATTTAACGTATAAAGATAAATTTGccaatttttttagtagagggggtAAAATGCAATATGACTCCTAATACAGGGGCCTCCAtgatatttttctcatattttctaatttcttcATTCTTAGTCCTTATCATTCTTGACGCAAACGATAACCATTAAATCAAATAACTAACTTTTCCGTTATTTCATGAATAATACGTGAACGTAACTAACAAGTTAAAATAGCATTACATATgtactaatatatttattaaataagataTTGGAAAATAACAACACTTAATAAGCTTAACAGCCACGACAGGTTTCAACTTACATAAAACTCGCAAAATATTAGCCTAACAATATCAAACTAAAACCATAAGGACTAAATACAAAACCAATATATAATACAAGGACCAATAGTCGaatttaaccaataaatatAATAGTAACAAGGGAAATAAGTAACTGAACTAAAGGAAGATATTTGTCTAGTTCAGTTTCCCTAGGAAAAGCCATTATTACACTTCTTTTACAGAAACGCATATAACTTCACCACCAGTCGTTGGATCAGATTCTTTACGAGATCACAGCCGTTGATTTCAACCGTTCATCACTctgaaaatgatgcaaaaaaaaaaaaataataagaagaagaagcaaatcCAAGTGCTGACATGAGAGAACCTCAAATCTTGATggtacaaaattatataataaaatgtacCAATAAAAGTATATTCTTTTACAATCTTTTTATTGTTACAGAGACAATTAGATATGGACAAAGAACAAATCTGAGTGtattaaagatattaaaaaagaataaaaagttaCAGATTTAGTAttggttcgagtgcgctgaagctagacctgtccatgggccgggcggcccggtcCGGCCCGATGGCAtgtccgaaatatgggagggttcgggtaaaaatataaacccgaaatatgggcttgggcaaaaaaatgagacccgtttaaaaaacgggtcgagcctcgggcaccactttttttgcCCGAgccaggcccggcccgaatataataaatatatattttttatttttaaattttaaaatacttttaaaatatttttatttttattatttttaaaataatttttaatgtttattaaaaaatgggtcgggccgggctcgggcttgtGATATTTTTTCGGCCCGGGCTTgagcaaaatttcaggcccatatttcgggccgggtcgggcccgaGACTAGGAGGcaggccaaaaaaattttctgggCCCGTGGACAGGTCTAGCTGAAGCGTATTATCTTATTTTTCCGAGAGTTGAGATAAAAAataagaacctataatgaaaaaaatataaaaacagttaattttttattttatttttttggtaaaagcaattattattattatatttatttagccATACCatgcataatttttttgactttggactcaaataattacataaatgatTGAATAATCACATGTAGATTCACATGTTTGTAAGCTTTTACTTTAGCCATCTTTAGCTATATGGGTTTTGAAAATCtcactttttaatattttaatttaatttaattttattattttcgtaattttacGTTACATGTATATTATCATTTGTATAATGTGATGTTAATTTTCCTTTATATAACACAAAAGTCGTgttattttaactaatagatttaaccattattatatatattaggaTTCGATTTAAAGAAGTATAAGgatcaaaatatcaaattaaagaatcatattaaatttacaatttacgAACAGACGAGACTAATAACATAATcgacttaatgaatttaatcgCAACATTTTGTGCAAAgattagaaatttaaaattgaaaaatacagaTACTAAAACCCACAGATTAGAGTATAAAGGCTAATTTTAATTACGACATTTTACCCTCagcttaaaaaataaataaattaaatattatacatCGATAAAGAGCAAACAGGTAATTCAGTAAAAAAATTCACGATTCCATCCATTTTTATCGTCAAAAACACGTGATCTATCTAATTAAtctattaactatttcaaaatttaacgataaaaatagataaataattgtaaataattttttaatctaacataaaaacatagatttatacatttaaaataaataaaatacaatagaaTTGAAACTTGTGTTTTTGCTCTTGAGTGTGTATTCAAAATGAACAGGGGCATTGGGTGGGATGAGCACATCAGGAGCAGGAGGAATTGACTAAATATGATGTGAAAAAACAGTGGATGAatgttgttggaatttttttttctttgggtgTAAAGCATTGAGAATTGTGCAATTAAAAAAGTGGTGGGAGAAAGGACAATTTAGGGGGTGAAGTAGTGGGGgcattttgctttgaaaaatgCAGTAATGCTGCCAGGTAAGGACAGAAATGGCAGCTCAAGTTTGATGCTATTCTAATTATAATGATAAACCCAGAGATGGTCCACATGATTAAACACACCGCAACCCTAAAAAGTACacatttattgatattttgattaGTGGTAGGACTCATCCTTATCGGCTTTTTCCTCTAAGCTTTAAATAttcatcttaaaaataaaagagttgagTACAAATATTTTTCATCTAAACTTAAATATTcatcttaaataaataagatttattttctaaatgagTCGAGTCTTGAGTAGGATATTTTTGCTTGGTCCCAACatgaaacaattatttttttgttatgttgCTGTTGTTTTGTTGCCATTTGCTTTTATactgttattattttttgttattatttagatattgtataactcttgttttattgttaagtttgttactattttagaggcatctgtttgttaagttgcaactatcttaaaattatttaaatataaacactttcttttaatgtattttcaagttgtcttattttaatgtttttggtctattatatatttttaaaatttatataaaaaataatctaaaaaattaatacgagcAGGTCGGGTCGAGCTCGAGTTTAGCTTTTTTAATCTAGGCAGGAATTGGGCAGAAATTTAGACCTATTTTTTAGGTCGGGCCAAAAGATAGAAAATAGGCCTAAAAATTTGCTTCAATCTAACCCATTATCAGGTCTAATTAGAGATGGTATTTGTTCGGTTTGGTCggatttttaaagttttttaaaattgtccATTATAATTCGATTCGgttcagtttttttatttttctttattaattttttgttttgattttttagacttatttttggtaaaataagcTTTGTTTTATGACTTTcgaatattatttgataaatttatacttttttcataaatgtttataacaatatattttttagaattttaaattattttcactgttttaaatatataaaatatttattttatatcataaagaattaaaattaattacatattaaataaaaaatagaaaacggTTCAATTTTAGGTAATCAAGATTTTTGAACATGcatttcataaaccattcaaaattttcagttcggtttagttaaaaaaaattttgctcAACACTAATTTTGATGCCTTTCTCGTTGTAAAGTATTACGGAGTCTATTGTattaaaagtcaaattttattttgtcatcCCTACataaaaaattgacaaaaatagtTATTATACATTAGGTTATAGAGCAAACGAGTccttttgttaataaaatattcatttctaCAGTTAAAAACTAGTCTTTGTATGTCAGCATAATGTGCACATAGCATTCCATTTGTAATTGTTTGGTTATTTCGTCAACCACGCTAGTTTTTAtcaatagaaatagatgaaatttttaacagaataaatCAGATTGAtttttgatctaacatacagtgactaatttgcttatttttttatgtaaagtGTAACCGAACTCCTAATACGAAGgtctccatgatacttttattgtttctattttcaaatttataatatagtatcttattatttattttaagttcaaattttgttattgtcatcctttctttcaatttgtattttgtactaaaaataattatattaaaataataaataatatgaatgtagttaaataattttaggttaaccatttataaatacaaataaatttaattgaaatttgatatcCGTATCTCGAACAAACTCGAGCTTGGActgttatatatgtatatatattattaatatcatGTTTGACCTATAAACACCTTTACTTAAATATTTCTCGAGTTAATAATAACTTTTGTTACCAACAAAGCGTTGCAATAATAATGCtcgatatataaaaaataatttaaataattacaaattccaaatgaattaatttttaaaaatatgaaataataatggtatatTTTTGTTCGACATCCTtgggtttttactaaattattataaaaaatataaaaaataaccaaaatattataacttttttttatttatcaaaattataaagtttttttatttaccaaaatatacaaaaaaaaaaacaaaaacctgcaaaaaaaaaacctgtgATTTGGTGCCAAAgagattggcggcaccaatggtgccaaaggactaaaatgtaactatctgcagtttcaaggacctgacatgcaaatttatcattttgaattttgaaagtgaattaagtaataaactctaattagttaagtgataattaagatgcttagaattctaattaagtaataactctattttaatttaataaactattctcatttaataaactctaatttaataaactctattttggtaatttgatgagaatagtttattaaattaaaatagagttattactaattagaattctaagtatcttaattatcacttaactaatattagatttaattaaaaaattaatagaaataccGGGCATGCCTTATTGAAAAACCGTAAGTAATAATAAAAGCGATCACCCATAAATGTaacccaaatagaaaaataagttacaattataaactattctcatcaaatttagtaaatttttaaataaattattctcatcaaattaccaaaataatacataaaatgctaattagtttatactttttaaatagctttactttaggtaaaatatatttactttaataataaaataaagggcttttatgagtaaaaatcatagattaagagcttatttaactacaaaaataggttgagggcttgtttattaaataaaaaagtgagttaaaggggaataaaaagaaaataataaataaggagggcttaaaaagcaattagccacatttcaattttagtgcgccCCACACGCACAGTGGcagcaattcactttcaaaattcaaaatggtaaatttccaTGTAAGGTCATTGAAACTGCAgatagttacattttagtcctttggcaccattggtgccgccacaggttttttttttttgcaggtttttgttttttgtttttggtatattttggtaaataaaaaatttttataatattttgataaataaaaaatttataatattttggttattttttatttttttataataatttagcaAAAAACCCGACATTCTTATTCTCTGAACTTTGTAACCAGCAAAGCAGGAAGTCTCTTACCTCTTCTTGTTCTTCAAGTTTATCAATGATATCCTTTTTTAAGTTGGCTAAATAATTTTTGAGGGttcattttgataaattgtcaaaaaaaaaaaggtagaagagaaaaaaaagcaaattgAATGTACATCACATAAAAGATACTTTTGCTGCACTCTTCTTTGttggattaaaaataattaaaaacttaaaactcaaaattattcgACTTGAAATCAATTTAATCTGTATAATTAACACGTcgattattttgttattatattggGATAAAGTAACATTTAGTCATTTAaactaaacaatttttttctaattttatctcTA includes the following:
- the LOC105787435 gene encoding protein ALTERED PHOSPHATE STARVATION RESPONSE 1, whose product is MGCATSKKEEEDGVVSLCKERKRLLKLAVERRYALADAQCKYNQSLYAVAAAIRLFVARHSSPSSPFLITFPVGSTNEAVETPLANPMFFKQRLSEPTHETIPRQASMSTVFVKRGNEGQVQGGGDEGCVESSEGEQESEGEEDEVICEHFYGEKAPPPAMPSPEEFAWDFFNPFDEVRREEVVSSSFSGSSQEELRVVREKEGIPDLEEDGERVMSERKVENVTNAGDGGGKSENKNTDMRNGDDHDTNMSQSEKNSFRMINTPTASNERELLEALKDVEDHFIRAYESGLDVCRMLEANRVHLQSGLEELKESSNKLIRSITWSRSPLSRSSSCKSLASCSSRSSSTWTELKTDVFDDYGGMESGSHSLTLGRLYAWEKKLYEEVKAAEQTRKTYEQKCSQMRNRNTKRDGLYSGDKTRAEVKDLHSRILVAIRSAETISERIEKLRDEELQPQLIELLHGLMRNWQIMLESHETQNRIMFEVKSFNCPTYGKFCNDSHRLATLQLVAELHNWRSCFVAFLCSQKSYIEALSGWLAKFIAPEVELCSKKRSSAPTLRVNGPPLLATCHEWLASLEKLPKEAVSCALKSFGKDMRALWVQQGEEQKHKRKVDGLAKELERKVLAFQRTESRILGSKLSEKDIEVNVRNRIEYLAERKNMLDMLRKRIDAEKLKHITVMEQTQQITVKGFQTGFYSVFGSLVEFSKASIKMYADLVTYCETTKVPEKEDEDEPSYVEEMSSYLWG